A genomic region of Candidatus Dormiibacterota bacterium contains the following coding sequences:
- a CDS encoding LON peptidase substrate-binding domain-containing protein → MPTQWLPLFPLNVVLFPHMALPLHVFEPRYRQMIGDCLEEGHSFGVVAIREGSETGPAAPYDVGTLAKIVRIDRLDDGRMNLLVTGASRFEIVQTANDRPYLRGQIRIIPEAGDDLDACVRLTETTAVTFREYSNLLRELVGRQPDDAEPPTEPELLSYLIAAALNLLVPEKQSLLAEARTDNRLLLEQRFLRKEIVWLKQMVAHAGTAATMRSSLN, encoded by the coding sequence ATGCCCACGCAGTGGTTGCCCCTGTTCCCCTTGAACGTCGTGCTGTTCCCGCACATGGCGCTGCCGCTCCACGTTTTCGAGCCGCGCTACCGGCAGATGATCGGGGATTGCCTCGAAGAAGGGCATAGCTTCGGCGTGGTGGCGATCCGCGAGGGGAGTGAGACCGGCCCTGCAGCGCCGTATGACGTGGGCACCCTGGCAAAGATCGTGCGCATCGATCGCCTGGATGACGGCCGCATGAACCTGCTCGTCACGGGAGCGTCGCGCTTCGAGATCGTGCAGACCGCGAACGATCGCCCCTACCTGCGCGGCCAGATCCGCATCATTCCGGAGGCGGGCGACGACCTGGACGCGTGCGTCCGACTCACCGAGACAACCGCCGTCACATTTCGCGAGTATTCGAACCTATTGCGTGAGCTCGTCGGCCGCCAGCCCGACGACGCCGAACCACCGACGGAGCCGGAGCTCCTTTCCTACCTGATCGCGGCGGCGCTCAACCTGCTGGTACCGGAGAAGCAATCACTGCTGGCCGAGGCGAGAACCGATAACCGCCTGTTGCTCGAGCAGCGATTCCTCAGGAAGGAGATCGTGTGGCTCAAGCAGATGGTCGCGCACGCCGGAACCGCCGCTACCATGCGGAGCTCCCTGAACTAG
- a CDS encoding SDR family NAD(P)-dependent oxidoreductase, with amino-acid sequence MKSLKGRVAVVTGAASGIGLALAERFAAEGMKVVLADVEVEPLRRAETSLRSAGAEMLAVPTDVAKADQVDRLAQQAREAFGGVHVVCNNAGVGATSGAAFWEMTRADWEWVLGVNLWGAINGMRAFIPILLEQEEGHVVNTASMAGLNTSAPGSMGVYSVSKHAVVALSESLQVSLQIRHANVGVSVLCPAWVQTNISESKRNRPAEYPATEPERTPQATAAIEYVRSLVAAGSPPADMAATVVDAIHKQRFYVLPHREALPGVRQRMEDILKDRSPVLGPPWAPWRTR; translated from the coding sequence ATGAAATCCTTGAAAGGTCGGGTCGCGGTCGTCACGGGGGCCGCAAGCGGTATCGGCCTCGCTCTTGCCGAACGGTTCGCCGCGGAAGGGATGAAGGTTGTCCTTGCGGATGTGGAGGTCGAACCGCTGCGCCGGGCCGAGACCTCCCTGCGCTCCGCCGGAGCGGAGATGCTGGCGGTCCCCACCGATGTGGCCAAGGCTGATCAGGTGGACCGGCTTGCTCAACAGGCGCGGGAAGCGTTCGGCGGCGTCCATGTGGTCTGCAACAACGCCGGGGTCGGCGCCACGTCAGGCGCGGCGTTCTGGGAAATGACACGCGCGGATTGGGAATGGGTATTGGGTGTCAACCTCTGGGGCGCCATCAATGGCATGCGCGCCTTCATTCCGATTCTCCTGGAACAAGAGGAAGGACACGTGGTCAACACGGCCTCGATGGCCGGCCTGAACACGTCTGCGCCAGGCTCGATGGGTGTCTACAGCGTTTCGAAGCACGCCGTCGTGGCACTCTCGGAGTCCCTTCAGGTGTCGCTCCAGATACGTCACGCTAACGTGGGTGTTTCGGTCTTATGCCCAGCCTGGGTGCAGACAAACATCAGCGAGTCAAAACGCAACCGTCCAGCCGAGTACCCCGCCACCGAACCCGAGCGGACCCCGCAGGCAACCGCCGCCATCGAGTACGTCAGAAGCCTGGTTGCGGCCGGGAGCCCGCCAGCCGACATGGCCGCTACGGTCGTCGATGCGATCCACAAGCAACGCTTCTACGTTCTCCCGCATCGCGAGGCTCTTCCTGGTGTTCGCCAGCGCATGGAGGACATCCTCAAAGACCGCTCGCCAGTACTGGGGCCTCCGTGGGCGCCATGGCGGACTCGCTGA
- a CDS encoding dienelactone hydrolase family protein, whose amino-acid sequence MGGLTDEGDLVLTAADGNRFNAYAARAATPAGAGVVVVPDPRGVHPFYKDLVRRFAQAGVDAVAIDYLGRTAGMSDRGDDFDYRAHIGQTKPETIAADVAAGIDYLRSKAGGSVESVFTVGFCFGGAQSWRQSAAQPGLAGAIGFYGIPSRARDAIPQMRAPLLLLLAGNDQATTQEDFAQFDRELTDAGVPHQMVVYEGAPHSFFDRSFEQHKDASADAWRKVLAFIKEHTRQPARA is encoded by the coding sequence ATGGGTGGCTTAACCGACGAAGGCGACCTGGTGCTGACCGCCGCCGATGGCAATCGCTTCAACGCCTATGCGGCCCGAGCCGCGACACCCGCCGGGGCCGGCGTCGTCGTCGTCCCCGATCCGCGCGGTGTGCACCCGTTTTACAAAGACCTGGTGCGCCGCTTCGCGCAGGCTGGCGTCGATGCGGTCGCTATCGATTACCTCGGCCGGACCGCCGGCATGTCCGATCGAGGGGACGATTTCGACTATCGCGCCCACATCGGCCAGACGAAGCCCGAAACGATCGCCGCCGACGTGGCCGCCGGCATCGACTATTTGCGCTCGAAGGCCGGGGGTTCGGTCGAGTCGGTGTTCACGGTCGGCTTTTGTTTTGGCGGCGCCCAGTCGTGGCGACAATCCGCGGCGCAGCCCGGACTTGCGGGTGCGATCGGCTTCTACGGGATCCCGTCCCGTGCCCGCGATGCCATCCCGCAAATGCGCGCGCCACTCTTGCTGCTCCTTGCCGGCAACGACCAGGCCACCACCCAGGAGGATTTCGCCCAGTTCGACCGAGAGCTCACCGATGCCGGCGTTCCTCACCAGATGGTGGTCTACGAGGGCGCGCCGCATTCGTTCTTCGACCGCAGCTTCGAACAGCACAAGGATGCCTCGGCAGACGCTTGGCGCAAGGTGCTGGCCTTCATCAAGGAGCACACACGACAACCGGCGCGGGCGTAG
- a CDS encoding GMC family oxidoreductase: protein MSTAVKAPPTTTARDSQSPVLVAMADTFIGGMGHPGSPIRVAASMDETFRRLPSESDRRRLRFIVGVLGRRSGTFLLTGRPVPFHHWSREQRVSVMSAWSTSRLAFRRQLFQVFKRLSLLAFLGDTEDDGTNPVWPEIGYPGPVSAPPATPKSIRTTTLDGDTTLNCDAVVIGSGAGGGVVAAELSAAGKDVIVLEEGGYYNEADFNQLELDMMRKLYYQGGFAATSDAAIALIAGGCLGGGTVVNYTTSFRSPDWLREEWANHYGLTAFATDEYTASMDAVFERLGVNAAHNRVSARERVLERGMRKLGWHAAYMPRNVQGCTQDANCGFCGYGCQSGAKQSTLKTYLLDAYRRRARIIVNCKVDRVLIEDGRAVGVRATVRQPEMPAWTLIVRSRAVVAAAGAIETPALLQRSGVRSPAIGRWLRLHPGIAVLGVFDETLRPWEGSLQAVYSDEWINLDGRYHGVKLESGPMHPAILAHAIPWRDPTQYRRLMRLLPNMSVLAPLVRDHGGGRVTAKDGAARVDYRLGANDLADIRRGIQAAVQIMEAGGAREIFTGQSAYIAFKPGQRGGIEAFMSEVDRGGYGPGQMGYFSFHQMGSCRMGTDPATSVVGPDHQAHVVKGLFVADGSAFPSASGVNPMITIMAMAHRASRFIAAAC from the coding sequence ATGTCCACCGCCGTCAAGGCGCCGCCGACGACCACCGCCCGCGACAGCCAGTCGCCCGTGCTCGTCGCCATGGCCGACACCTTCATCGGAGGCATGGGTCATCCGGGTTCCCCCATCCGGGTCGCCGCCTCGATGGACGAGACCTTCCGCCGCCTCCCCTCTGAATCCGACCGGCGCCGGCTTCGCTTCATTGTCGGCGTCCTCGGCCGTCGGTCTGGCACGTTCCTTCTGACCGGGCGCCCGGTGCCGTTTCATCACTGGTCGCGAGAGCAGCGCGTTAGCGTCATGTCGGCCTGGTCGACCAGCCGGCTGGCCTTTCGCCGGCAGCTCTTTCAGGTCTTCAAGCGCCTCTCGCTGCTGGCCTTCCTTGGCGACACGGAAGACGACGGCACCAATCCGGTCTGGCCGGAGATCGGCTACCCGGGGCCGGTCTCGGCGCCGCCCGCAACGCCCAAGAGCATTCGGACGACCACGCTCGACGGCGACACGACACTCAACTGCGATGCGGTAGTGATCGGATCCGGTGCCGGGGGCGGCGTGGTGGCGGCGGAGCTCTCGGCGGCCGGGAAGGACGTGATCGTGTTGGAGGAGGGCGGCTACTACAACGAGGCCGATTTCAACCAGCTCGAACTCGACATGATGCGCAAGCTCTATTACCAGGGCGGGTTCGCCGCCACCTCGGACGCGGCGATCGCGCTGATCGCCGGCGGCTGCCTCGGCGGTGGCACCGTCGTCAATTACACGACGAGCTTCCGCAGTCCCGACTGGCTACGTGAGGAATGGGCGAATCACTATGGGCTCACCGCTTTTGCCACCGATGAGTACACGGCCTCGATGGACGCCGTGTTCGAGCGGCTCGGGGTCAACGCCGCGCACAACCGGGTCAGTGCGCGCGAGCGAGTGCTGGAACGCGGCATGCGGAAACTCGGCTGGCACGCTGCCTACATGCCGCGCAATGTCCAGGGGTGCACGCAGGATGCCAACTGCGGTTTCTGCGGCTACGGCTGCCAGAGCGGTGCCAAGCAATCGACGCTCAAGACCTATCTGCTCGACGCTTACCGGCGGAGGGCCCGCATCATCGTCAACTGCAAGGTCGACCGAGTTTTGATCGAAGACGGGCGGGCCGTCGGCGTGCGCGCAACGGTGCGCCAGCCCGAGATGCCGGCCTGGACCTTGATCGTGCGCAGTCGCGCCGTGGTCGCGGCCGCGGGCGCGATCGAGACCCCTGCCCTACTGCAGCGCTCCGGCGTGCGATCGCCCGCGATCGGGCGATGGCTCCGCCTCCATCCGGGCATCGCGGTCCTGGGTGTGTTCGACGAGACGCTGCGACCGTGGGAAGGCAGCCTCCAGGCGGTCTATTCGGATGAGTGGATCAACCTCGATGGTCGGTACCACGGCGTAAAGCTCGAGTCCGGTCCGATGCACCCCGCGATCCTGGCGCACGCGATTCCGTGGCGGGATCCGACCCAGTACCGCCGCCTGATGCGGTTGCTGCCCAACATGTCCGTGCTCGCGCCGCTGGTCCGCGACCACGGCGGTGGGCGCGTCACGGCGAAAGACGGAGCCGCCCGCGTCGATTATCGACTGGGGGCCAACGACCTGGCGGACATTCGACGCGGCATCCAGGCGGCCGTCCAGATCATGGAGGCCGGGGGCGCGCGGGAGATCTTTACGGGTCAGAGCGCCTATATCGCATTCAAGCCGGGCCAGCGTGGCGGCATCGAGGCGTTCATGAGCGAGGTCGACCGCGGCGGCTACGGCCCGGGCCAGATGGGCTACTTCAGCTTCCACCAGATGGGCTCCTGTCGGATGGGCACTGACCCGGCCACCTCCGTCGTCGGTCCCGATCACCAGGCGCACGTGGTCAAGGGCCTGTTCGTCGCCGATGGCAGCGCGTTCCCCAGTGCGTCGGGCGTCAACCCCATGATCACGATCATGGCGATGGCCCATCGCGCGTCCCGCTTTATCGCGGCCGCCTGCTAA
- a CDS encoding sigma factor-like helix-turn-helix DNA-binding protein, with product MDQVHVEAPAFSARAASVEREFYSDFPLVLNYVARLVDDIDGAAAITCAAFRQVADGLRQHQGDEGLKRAAVFRAATELSRSVLKPRRWFRRQRSTQVSLQDFPQPEARRALRRDTVQRALTALPFDARAMILLRDFVKLSYDELADVVDVAPRKLVHTLDRSRAELGEIYDYIKF from the coding sequence ATGGATCAGGTACACGTCGAAGCGCCAGCTTTCAGCGCTCGGGCGGCGTCCGTAGAACGCGAGTTCTATTCGGACTTCCCCCTCGTCTTGAACTACGTGGCCCGGCTCGTCGATGACATCGACGGCGCCGCCGCCATCACCTGCGCCGCGTTTCGCCAGGTTGCCGACGGCCTGCGCCAGCATCAGGGTGACGAGGGACTTAAGCGGGCCGCGGTGTTTCGTGCCGCGACCGAGCTCAGCCGTTCGGTGCTGAAGCCGCGCCGCTGGTTCCGGCGGCAGCGAAGCACCCAGGTGAGCCTGCAGGACTTTCCTCAACCGGAGGCGCGCCGGGCGTTGCGGCGCGACACGGTGCAACGGGCACTGACCGCGCTCCCCTTCGACGCGCGCGCGATGATCCTGCTGCGCGACTTCGTGAAACTCTCGTACGACGAGCTCGCCGACGTGGTCGACGTGGCGCCGCGCAAGCTGGTACACACACTCGACCGCAGCCGCGCGGAGCTGGGAGAGATCTATGACTACATCAAGTTTTGA
- a CDS encoding SAM-dependent chlorinase/fluorinase, which produces MKPSGIVTLLTDFGLEDAYVGAMKGAILSAYAKAALVDVTHGVRPFAVLQGAFLLDSAWRSFPPGTVHVAVVDPGVGTERSAIAFKAAEHYFVGPDNGLFTFLNDPISETVELATPPEAAPTFHGRDVFAPVAARLAAGAALAEVGRPRRAEPVRLPDAWASKVGEAWRAQALHCDRFGNVISNLPIRALARIKAANGTRVRTVETYEDAQPNELVALVGSSGRIEFALREGSAAARLHVAPGETLLVT; this is translated from the coding sequence ATGAAGCCGAGCGGCATTGTGACGCTGCTGACCGACTTCGGGCTGGAGGACGCCTACGTCGGCGCCATGAAGGGCGCCATCCTTTCTGCGTACGCGAAGGCCGCGCTGGTCGACGTCACCCACGGCGTGCGGCCCTTCGCGGTCCTGCAGGGCGCCTTCCTCCTCGATAGCGCCTGGCGGAGCTTTCCACCAGGGACGGTTCACGTCGCGGTGGTCGATCCCGGCGTTGGCACCGAACGGAGCGCAATCGCGTTCAAAGCGGCCGAGCACTACTTCGTCGGGCCCGATAACGGGCTCTTCACGTTTCTCAACGATCCGATCAGCGAGACCGTCGAGCTGGCCACACCCCCCGAAGCCGCACCGACCTTTCATGGACGCGACGTCTTCGCTCCGGTGGCGGCGAGGCTGGCCGCCGGTGCCGCGCTCGCCGAGGTCGGCCGGCCGCGGCGGGCGGAGCCGGTGCGCCTGCCGGACGCATGGGCGTCCAAGGTGGGTGAGGCCTGGCGGGCGCAAGCGTTGCATTGCGACCGCTTCGGCAACGTGATCAGCAATCTGCCGATCCGCGCGCTGGCGCGCATCAAGGCGGCCAACGGGACGCGCGTCCGGACCGTCGAAACCTATGAGGATGCGCAGCCCAACGAGCTCGTGGCCCTGGTCGGTAGCAGTGGCCGCATCGAGTTTGCGTTACGTGAGGGATCGGCCGCCGCGCGTCTGCACGTCGCACCGGGCGAAACGCTGCTCGTCACGTGA
- a CDS encoding DHA2 family efflux MFS transporter permease subunit encodes MQAAVQTKRSPWVILLVLCLGFFMILLDLTIVNVAIPSIIDGLHAGLDEILWVLNAYILAYAVLLITAGRLGDMFGAKRLFLIGLAVFTFASIACSLAQSPAQLIIARVIQGVGGAILTPQTLSILTNIFPADKRGAAFGIWGAVAGVASVTGPTLGGFLVTNFSWQAVFWVNVPVGIVAFVLGIWLLPGIRLGREQSLDPVGVLLASGSLFAVVFGLIEGQRYHWGTFTDVASIDAAGGHWGLFSIPSLFIASAILLVLFVLWDRAQEQPLVPLSLFSDRNFTVGNGLAAIVMFGMMGLFLPLTIFLQSVLGFSALKAGLTLAPMPLTSMVMAPLSGRATDRIGGKYILMFGLTCFAAGMGLVVLVSSLNAGPTTFTLPLILAGVGLGCTFAPMTTVTMQRVNPRLAGAASGLLNTTRQLGGAFGSAVVGAILQTRLANELVSQAQAQAGSLPPAFRLPFLQGFAKAAGGVLEVGRGQSGVPLPAGIPAAEANQVQQLAHEVFAQAFINAMRPSLAVPIGVLLFGAVLTSAIIGRRTPSAQRAPAPAPAPG; translated from the coding sequence ATGCAGGCGGCGGTCCAGACCAAGCGGAGTCCGTGGGTCATCCTGCTCGTGCTCTGCCTTGGCTTTTTCATGATCCTGCTCGATCTGACGATCGTGAATGTGGCGATCCCGAGCATCATCGACGGCCTGCACGCGGGCCTCGACGAGATCCTCTGGGTTCTGAACGCCTACATCCTGGCGTACGCCGTCCTGCTGATCACGGCCGGCCGGCTGGGCGACATGTTCGGGGCCAAGCGGCTCTTTCTCATCGGGCTCGCCGTCTTCACGTTCGCCTCGATCGCCTGCAGCCTGGCGCAGAGCCCTGCCCAGCTGATTATTGCCCGCGTGATCCAGGGCGTCGGCGGCGCGATCCTGACGCCGCAGACGCTGAGCATTCTCACCAACATCTTTCCTGCCGACAAGCGCGGCGCCGCGTTCGGCATCTGGGGCGCGGTCGCCGGGGTGGCGTCCGTGACGGGCCCGACGCTGGGCGGCTTCCTCGTGACGAACTTCAGCTGGCAAGCCGTATTCTGGGTCAACGTTCCGGTCGGCATCGTCGCCTTCGTCCTGGGCATCTGGTTGCTCCCCGGAATCCGCCTCGGCCGCGAGCAGAGCCTGGATCCGGTTGGCGTCCTACTGGCCAGCGGCTCGCTGTTCGCCGTCGTCTTTGGGCTAATCGAAGGGCAGCGTTACCACTGGGGGACCTTTACGGACGTTGCGTCGATCGATGCGGCCGGCGGCCACTGGGGCCTGTTCAGCATCCCGAGCCTTTTCATCGCCAGCGCGATCCTGCTGGTGCTCTTCGTGCTCTGGGACCGGGCGCAGGAGCAACCACTGGTGCCGCTGTCGCTCTTCAGCGACCGCAACTTCACCGTCGGCAACGGCCTGGCGGCCATTGTCATGTTCGGGATGATGGGGCTCTTCCTCCCCCTGACGATCTTTCTGCAGTCTGTCCTCGGCTTCAGCGCGCTCAAGGCCGGACTGACGCTCGCTCCCATGCCGCTGACCTCGATGGTGATGGCTCCCCTGTCGGGTCGCGCGACGGATCGCATCGGCGGCAAATACATCCTGATGTTCGGTCTGACGTGCTTTGCCGCGGGCATGGGCCTCGTGGTGTTGGTCTCGTCGCTCAACGCCGGACCGACAACCTTCACGTTGCCACTGATCCTCGCCGGCGTCGGTCTCGGCTGTACCTTCGCCCCGATGACAACCGTGACCATGCAGCGGGTGAATCCGCGGCTTGCCGGCGCCGCATCAGGCCTGCTCAACACCACGCGTCAGCTGGGGGGCGCGTTCGGCAGCGCAGTCGTTGGCGCGATCTTGCAAACCCGGCTCGCCAACGAACTGGTCAGCCAGGCACAGGCACAAGCCGGCAGCTTGCCTCCCGCGTTTCGACTGCCGTTCTTGCAGGGCTTTGCCAAAGCCGCCGGCGGGGTGCTGGAGGTGGGACGCGGCCAGTCCGGTGTGCCGCTCCCGGCCGGCATTCCGGCTGCCGAGGCCAATCAGGTCCAGCAGCTCGCCCATGAGGTCTTCGCCCAGGCCTTCATCAACGCCATGCGACCATCGCTCGCCGTGCCGATCGGCGTATTGCTCTTCGGCGCAGTGCTGACGAGCGCCATCATCGGCCGTCGCACCCCATCCGCCCAGCGGGCCCCCGCGCCCGCCCCCGCTCCGGGCTAG
- a CDS encoding NAD(P)H-hydrate epimerase produces the protein MTWPVVRWDQVRTISSIALRQADTEALTTLGIGPLQLMEVAGWQIARFVDAFMDGIRNKRVVVVGGSGNNGGDALVAARFLRQRGAVVSASIVPSRNPTSLAARHALTARRLGILIVDAPQGIDPSADVLIDGLFGTGIHLPLRDPAPAIIEAMNATDRPIVAIDVPSGMDADTGAGAEAAVRATATLTLAAPKAGLASASGGGRIFVADIGMPAALFGADQEALAALYAIGDIVELVAPRVDVGP, from the coding sequence GTGACCTGGCCAGTGGTCCGCTGGGATCAGGTACGCACGATTTCCTCGATCGCGCTGCGCCAGGCCGACACGGAGGCCCTGACGACGCTCGGCATCGGGCCACTCCAGCTGATGGAAGTCGCCGGCTGGCAGATCGCGAGGTTCGTCGACGCCTTCATGGACGGCATCCGCAACAAGCGCGTGGTTGTGGTCGGTGGGTCGGGCAATAACGGCGGCGATGCGTTGGTCGCGGCCCGCTTCCTGCGTCAGCGCGGGGCGGTCGTCAGCGCATCGATCGTTCCCTCGCGCAACCCAACGAGCCTCGCAGCCCGTCACGCCCTGACCGCGCGACGCCTGGGCATCCTCATCGTTGACGCCCCCCAGGGCATCGATCCATCTGCCGATGTCCTGATCGATGGTCTCTTCGGCACGGGCATCCATCTGCCGCTTCGCGACCCGGCCCCCGCGATCATCGAGGCCATGAATGCAACGGACCGCCCGATCGTGGCCATCGACGTGCCCTCGGGAATGGATGCGGATACCGGCGCGGGGGCGGAGGCGGCCGTGCGGGCCACGGCCACGCTGACACTGGCAGCACCCAAGGCAGGACTGGCGAGCGCATCCGGCGGCGGCCGAATCTTCGTCGCCGATATCGGCATGCCGGCCGCGCTCTTTGGGGCGGATCAGGAGGCGCTGGCGGCGCTCTACGCGATCGGTGACATCGTCGAGCTGGTCGCTCCCCGAGTTGACGTCGGCCCATGA
- a CDS encoding TIM44-like domain-containing protein, with protein sequence MLTARIAATLDLVFIPGPRLIASVTVVVLIGIVLAFREALLDGAGFIWELIARGKAASARSVSPPLDAVAAALEQIRQRDASFTRDGFLQQASQTIVQVQRARTELTPELVRERLTDAAWLQLSRQVGQAGVWRERVVPTTAVRSVEVLNARCEPNQDVITVRSASVEDSARSAAIEASRLVRETIEDWTFGRVRPTAADGLPPGTAGPWLLSQTRQVAANLVTKSSAA encoded by the coding sequence GTGCTGACCGCTCGGATCGCGGCGACGCTCGATCTGGTCTTTATTCCGGGACCGCGCTTGATCGCCTCCGTCACGGTCGTCGTCCTGATCGGCATCGTATTGGCGTTCCGGGAGGCCCTGCTCGACGGCGCCGGGTTCATCTGGGAGCTTATCGCCAGGGGGAAGGCGGCGAGCGCCCGGTCGGTGAGCCCACCCCTTGATGCGGTCGCGGCCGCCCTCGAGCAGATCCGCCAGCGCGACGCCTCGTTTACGAGGGACGGATTCCTCCAGCAGGCCAGCCAGACCATTGTCCAGGTACAGCGCGCCCGCACCGAGCTGACGCCCGAGCTGGTACGCGAACGCCTGACCGATGCGGCGTGGCTACAGCTGAGCCGTCAGGTCGGGCAGGCGGGTGTATGGCGAGAGCGTGTGGTTCCCACGACGGCCGTACGATCCGTTGAGGTCCTCAATGCGCGGTGCGAGCCGAACCAGGACGTCATCACCGTCCGCTCGGCATCGGTGGAGGACTCGGCGCGGAGCGCGGCCATCGAAGCGTCTCGACTGGTTCGAGAAACCATCGAGGACTGGACCTTTGGTCGCGTCCGGCCGACAGCCGCGGATGGATTGCCCCCAGGGACTGCGGGCCCATGGCTACTCAGCCAGACGCGTCAGGTCGCGGCGAACCTGGTGACCAAGTCTTCTGCGGCCTGA
- the groL gene encoding chaperonin GroEL (60 kDa chaperone family; promotes refolding of misfolded polypeptides especially under stressful conditions; forms two stacked rings of heptamers to form a barrel-shaped 14mer; ends can be capped by GroES; misfolded proteins enter the barrel where they are refolded when GroES binds), whose translation MAKQLAYDAEARSALKRGVDKVADAVRITIGPKGRNVVLDKKFGSPTITNDGVTIAKEIELEDAFENMGAQLVKEVASKTNDVAGDGTTTSVVLAAAIIGEGLRNVTAGANPMLLKIGIQKAVDEVVKAIKEQSVQISDREKIAQVATISSGDPKIGDMVANAMEKVGKDGVITVEESRGIEDELKLVDGMQFDKGYISPYMVTDATRMEAVLEDPYILITDKKISAIADLLPVLEKVVQSGKPLLIIAEDVEGEAQATLIVNKLRGTFTAVAVKAPGFGDRRKAMLEDLAILTGGQVISEELGLKLDSVQLNQLGKARRVTITKDDTTIVEGAGKPDTIKGRINQIKAEIEKTTSDWDKEKLQERLAKLAGGVAVIKVGAATETELKEKKHRMEDAVSATRAAVEEGIVPGGGAVLVHAQKSLDNLKLEGDEATGVALVRRALEEPLRQIVNNAGWEGSVVVEKVRNLPKGQGFDANKGEYTDMVKAGIIDPTKVTRSALQNAASIAAMLLTTEALVSDIPEKKQSAPAPSMPDY comes from the coding sequence ATGGCGAAACAACTGGCATACGACGCCGAGGCCCGTTCGGCCCTGAAGCGCGGCGTTGACAAGGTCGCGGACGCCGTTCGAATTACCATCGGCCCCAAGGGCCGGAACGTCGTACTCGACAAGAAATTCGGTTCCCCGACGATCACGAACGACGGCGTCACGATTGCGAAGGAGATCGAGCTGGAGGACGCCTTCGAGAACATGGGCGCGCAGCTCGTCAAGGAAGTCGCGAGCAAGACGAACGACGTCGCCGGTGACGGCACGACCACCTCGGTGGTGCTGGCCGCGGCGATTATCGGCGAGGGGTTGCGCAACGTTACCGCCGGCGCCAACCCGATGCTCCTGAAAATCGGCATCCAGAAGGCCGTCGACGAAGTCGTTAAGGCCATCAAGGAGCAGTCGGTCCAGATCTCCGATCGCGAGAAGATCGCCCAGGTGGCGACGATTTCGTCGGGCGACCCGAAGATTGGCGACATGGTCGCCAACGCGATGGAGAAGGTCGGGAAAGACGGCGTCATCACCGTCGAGGAATCCCGTGGGATCGAGGACGAGCTCAAGCTCGTCGACGGGATGCAGTTCGACAAGGGCTACATCTCGCCCTACATGGTCACCGATGCGACGCGGATGGAAGCGGTCCTCGAGGATCCCTACATCCTGATCACCGACAAGAAGATCTCGGCGATCGCCGATCTGCTGCCCGTCCTCGAGAAGGTCGTGCAGAGCGGCAAGCCGCTGCTGATCATCGCCGAGGACGTCGAGGGCGAGGCGCAGGCCACCCTGATCGTCAACAAGCTGCGCGGCACGTTCACCGCCGTCGCCGTCAAGGCGCCGGGCTTCGGTGACCGCCGCAAGGCCATGCTGGAAGATCTCGCCATCCTCACGGGCGGCCAGGTGATCTCGGAGGAGCTCGGGCTCAAGCTCGATTCGGTGCAGCTCAACCAGCTGGGCAAGGCTCGGCGCGTGACGATCACCAAAGATGACACGACGATCGTCGAAGGTGCCGGAAAGCCTGACACGATCAAGGGACGCATCAACCAGATCAAGGCCGAGATCGAGAAGACGACCTCCGACTGGGACAAGGAGAAGCTCCAGGAGCGCCTGGCCAAGCTGGCCGGTGGTGTCGCCGTCATCAAGGTTGGCGCCGCGACCGAGACCGAGCTCAAGGAGAAGAAGCACCGGATGGAGGACGCTGTGTCTGCCACCCGCGCCGCGGTCGAGGAGGGCATCGTGCCCGGCGGTGGCGCCGTCCTGGTACACGCCCAGAAGTCACTCGACAACCTCAAGCTCGAGGGCGATGAGGCGACTGGTGTTGCGCTGGTCCGCCGCGCGCTCGAGGAGCCGCTGCGCCAGATCGTCAACAACGCCGGCTGGGAAGGCTCCGTGGTGGTAGAGAAGGTCAGGAACCTGCCGAAGGGCCAGGGCTTCGATGCCAACAAGGGCGAGTACACCGACATGGTGAAGGCCGGAATCATCGACCCGACCAAGGTCACCCGTTCCGCGCTGCAGAACGCGGCGAGTATTGCCGCGATGCTGCTGACCACCGAGGCGCTTGTCTCCGACATTCCGGAGAAGAAGCAGTCCGCACCCGCGCCCTCGATGCCCGATTACTAA